In Trichocoleus sp., the following are encoded in one genomic region:
- the tyrA gene encoding bifunctional chorismate mutase/prephenate dehydrogenase, producing the protein MTQENLTQIDRNLVELLGKRISALASSSLSLDEQSSHLSPLLSEMGVPEFVWKNILISCAAALATSPSRSLAMAAKKVTVVGGRGIIGRFFVDRLSAAGHLVNILEQDDWHRVDQIVADADLVIVSVPIQATLKVIQTLTPHLSPTTALADVTSIKAPFVKAMLEQHQGPVLGLHPMFGPGVTSFMSQRVVVCPGRQEETFQWLLDLITAEGGKLIHCTSEEHDRMMTTVQVIRHFSVFSLGVFLSEEAIDVNRSLEFASPTYRLEIDMVSRLFAQNASLYLDIMLATEERCEAIDRLVETYQRLAEMVKQKDKSALMREFETAQTAFKEEASRALEESDYVIKSLSTLLAAGEVEQRNRLISNREQVASLAD; encoded by the coding sequence ATGACCCAAGAGAATCTTACACAAATCGATCGTAATTTAGTTGAATTACTCGGTAAGCGGATTTCTGCTCTTGCGTCTTCCTCTTTATCTCTTGATGAACAATCCTCGCATCTGTCGCCACTCCTCAGTGAGATGGGTGTTCCTGAGTTTGTTTGGAAAAATATTTTGATTAGCTGTGCAGCGGCTCTGGCGACCAGTCCTTCTCGCTCTCTGGCAATGGCGGCCAAAAAAGTGACAGTTGTCGGTGGACGTGGCATTATCGGTCGTTTCTTTGTCGATCGGCTCTCTGCAGCGGGTCATTTAGTCAATATTTTGGAACAGGACGATTGGCACCGAGTCGATCAAATTGTGGCTGACGCAGATCTTGTCATTGTTTCTGTCCCAATTCAGGCAACCCTGAAAGTAATTCAAACCCTGACGCCTCATCTCTCTCCAACAACCGCATTAGCAGATGTTACAAGCATTAAAGCGCCATTTGTGAAAGCGATGCTGGAACAGCACCAGGGTCCGGTGTTGGGCTTACACCCGATGTTTGGTCCTGGGGTCACCTCTTTTATGTCGCAAAGGGTGGTGGTTTGCCCCGGACGACAAGAAGAGACATTTCAGTGGCTACTGGATTTAATTACAGCAGAAGGGGGTAAGCTCATTCACTGTACGTCCGAAGAGCACGATCGAATGATGACAACGGTACAGGTCATTCGTCATTTTTCAGTGTTTAGTTTGGGGGTTTTCTTATCTGAAGAGGCGATTGATGTGAATCGTAGCCTGGAGTTTGCCAGTCCGACTTATCGTTTAGAGATCGACATGGTGAGCCGATTATTTGCTCAAAACGCTTCGCTCTATCTGGACATTATGCTGGCAACCGAGGAGCGATGTGAGGCGATCGATCGATTGGTGGAAACCTACCAGCGTCTAGCTGAAATGGTGAAGCAAAAGGATAAGTCTGCTTTAATGCGGGAATTTGAAACTGCTCAAACTGCCTTTAAAGAAGAGGCAAGCCGTGCTTTAGAGGAAAGCGATTATGTAATCAAGAGCTTAAGTACTCTCCTAGCAGCAGGTGAAGTAGAGCAACGAAATCGTTTGATATCGAATCGAGAACAAGTCGCGAGCCTTGCAGACTAG